Proteins encoded by one window of Chryseobacterium aquaeductus:
- a CDS encoding DUF4142 domain-containing protein, which translates to MKNSILTLLAVAAMVACNKKESTAVDTSADSMDMAASTADSPVTLNDSATVAGAGTTENAMSTQDKEFVDAAAKGGMMEVMMGELAAKNGTSATVKSLGEMMAKDHGKANDELKKWAASVNYSLPTTLNAEQQKMHDDLKAKKGADFDRTYTDMMVTDHKKDIALFQKQASSGSDASVKAFASKTLPTLEHHLMESEKAKTSVK; encoded by the coding sequence ATGAAAAATTCAATTTTAACTTTGTTGGCTGTAGCTGCGATGGTAGCTTGTAACAAAAAAGAAAGTACTGCAGTTGACACTTCAGCTGATTCGATGGATATGGCGGCTTCTACTGCTGATTCGCCAGTAACATTAAATGATTCTGCAACAGTGGCAGGAGCTGGTACCACAGAAAATGCTATGAGTACTCAGGACAAAGAATTTGTAGATGCTGCAGCTAAAGGTGGTATGATGGAAGTAATGATGGGTGAGCTTGCTGCTAAAAACGGAACAAGCGCTACTGTGAAATCTCTGGGAGAAATGATGGCAAAAGATCATGGTAAAGCGAATGATGAACTTAAAAAATGGGCAGCATCTGTCAATTATTCTTTGCCCACTACTTTGAATGCAGAACAGCAAAAGATGCATGATGATTTGAAAGCTAAAAAAGGAGCTGACTTTGATCGCACGTACACTGATATGATGGTGACTGATCACAAAAAAGATATTGCTCTTTTCCAAAAACAGGCTTCAAGTGGTTCAGATGCGTCCGTAAAAGCTTTTGCCAGCAAAACTCTTCCAACGTTAGAACATCACTTGATGGAATCTGAAAAAGCAAAAACTTCTGTAAAGTAG
- a CDS encoding SdrD B-like domain-containing protein → MIRKIFVLSGIIFSLSANAQRAVSKIYSDFNGFWESSSSIQPNNSHNLLGFIWDADGSGTVHSPTTYSTGVNDAALVSANVNFQTGTFISLPIYNIPTPGGSTFIGVGQSFGGNGNVSPVPVHNNMVEYLSDGLNGLGLGSAIFNIPQGSSISLNTMGIVPASIGDGIPDLIFTQMGAPSAANDSFYFQDINGNTVGSVYSVVFNAVPSIGSACWKFYNANVSPPTYNPTVSSSCNRDIRVLAADWSEFGLTVANYGQAVKLIQSFSGTSDLAFIGAYNEDSITFAASMAGTVYNDNNAGIPDGNGYSGATVKLYNNGTEIRTTTTNTSGFYFFDNINTNTYQGPYTVELVVPSGFTIVGNGNGTLTNSYPVVLANGTSMGNNFAINQPPVATNDVVSAHKNLSKIFSIVSNDFDANSGVLVPSSVNLIPPSGATNINTVNGNVKGFTVTGQGTWLVDNNGIMTFTPEQNFFNTASVVNYTIRDNANLVSNSASITINVDYCMKPGLSGTPDGYAQMGISTQSARYRNWPVGPTKTEGGIPNGYLALESLTKGMVISRIANSNLITNPRKGMIIYDINSACIKLYNGTLWKCIKRTCND, encoded by the coding sequence ATGATAAGAAAAATATTTGTACTATCGGGAATTATCTTTTCACTATCAGCTAATGCGCAACGCGCAGTTTCAAAAATCTATTCGGATTTTAACGGCTTCTGGGAAAGTTCAAGCTCTATACAACCCAATAATAGCCATAATTTACTTGGATTTATATGGGATGCAGATGGCTCCGGTACAGTACATAGTCCAACAACATACTCAACAGGTGTAAATGATGCAGCATTGGTTTCTGCAAATGTAAACTTTCAGACAGGAACTTTTATTTCCTTACCCATCTACAATATTCCAACTCCCGGTGGAAGTACATTTATCGGGGTAGGACAGTCTTTTGGCGGAAATGGAAACGTTTCTCCGGTTCCTGTACATAACAATATGGTGGAGTATCTGTCTGATGGTCTGAATGGTTTGGGTCTCGGATCAGCCATTTTTAATATTCCGCAAGGTTCTAGTATTAGTTTAAATACGATGGGTATTGTTCCGGCATCTATCGGAGACGGTATACCTGATCTTATATTTACCCAGATGGGAGCACCGTCTGCTGCTAATGACTCATTTTATTTTCAGGATATCAATGGAAATACTGTAGGATCAGTTTATTCTGTAGTATTTAATGCCGTTCCAAGTATAGGAAGTGCCTGCTGGAAATTTTATAATGCCAATGTCAGTCCGCCAACTTATAATCCGACCGTTTCTTCGAGTTGCAACAGAGATATCAGGGTTTTAGCAGCTGACTGGTCGGAATTCGGACTAACAGTAGCAAATTACGGGCAGGCAGTAAAATTGATTCAATCATTTTCTGGCACCTCTGATCTTGCATTTATTGGTGCTTATAATGAAGATTCCATTACATTCGCTGCAAGTATGGCAGGAACTGTTTACAACGATAACAACGCTGGAATACCTGATGGGAACGGATATTCGGGTGCCACAGTAAAGCTTTATAATAATGGTACCGAAATAAGAACAACGACGACGAATACATCAGGATTCTATTTCTTTGATAATATCAACACCAATACTTATCAAGGACCTTATACGGTGGAATTGGTCGTTCCTTCCGGTTTTACTATAGTTGGGAACGGTAATGGTACCCTTACCAATTCGTATCCTGTTGTTTTGGCAAACGGAACATCAATGGGAAATAACTTTGCGATTAATCAGCCACCGGTAGCCACCAATGATGTAGTATCGGCACATAAAAATTTAAGCAAAATATTTAGTATCGTCAGCAATGATTTTGACGCCAATTCAGGTGTGCTGGTTCCCTCAAGTGTCAATTTGATACCACCATCCGGAGCGACGAATATCAACACAGTGAATGGTAATGTTAAAGGTTTTACCGTCACCGGGCAAGGGACCTGGCTTGTTGATAATAATGGGATCATGACTTTCACACCTGAACAGAATTTTTTTAATACTGCCTCAGTGGTAAATTATACTATTAGGGATAATGCCAATCTTGTAAGTAACAGTGCATCAATAACAATAAATGTTGATTATTGTATGAAACCTGGTTTATCAGGAACACCTGATGGATATGCTCAGATGGGAATTTCGACTCAATCTGCAAGATACCGCAACTGGCCTGTGGGTCCTACCAAAACAGAAGGAGGCATTCCAAACGGATACCTAGCTCTCGAGTCATTAACTAAAGGTATGGTGATTAGCAGAATTGCAAATTCTAACCTGATTACCAATCCGCGGAAAGGAATGATTATTTACGATATTAATTCCGCTTGCATCAAGCTTTATAATGGTACTTTGTGGAAATGCATTAAGAGAACGTGTAACGACTAA
- a CDS encoding DUF2911 domain-containing protein, which yields MKTMIKTVAVVFATMTMSANAFAQEAKKSASPPATATGKIKDATITINYNSPSVKGRTIWGGLEAYNKVWRAGANDATTFETDKDITVQGKKLPAGKYSFFLIPKESGTWTAIFNKEAKQWGAYKYEESKDALRVDVKTKALQTKQETLVYKINSNGFTMDWDKISVPVEIK from the coding sequence ATGAAAACAATGATTAAAACTGTAGCTGTGGTTTTTGCTACAATGACAATGTCTGCCAATGCATTTGCGCAGGAAGCGAAAAAATCTGCGAGTCCTCCGGCTACTGCCACGGGGAAAATTAAAGATGCAACTATTACAATTAACTACAACAGTCCTTCTGTTAAAGGCCGTACAATCTGGGGTGGTTTGGAAGCTTATAATAAAGTTTGGCGTGCTGGTGCCAATGACGCAACTACTTTCGAAACCGATAAAGATATTACCGTTCAGGGTAAAAAGTTGCCTGCAGGTAAATACAGCTTTTTCTTAATCCCTAAAGAATCCGGAACGTGGACTGCAATTTTTAACAAAGAGGCAAAACAGTGGGGCGCTTATAAATACGAAGAATCTAAAGATGCTTTAAGGGTTGATGTTAAAACAAAAGCTTTGCAGACAAAACAGGAAACTTTAGTTTATAAAATAAACAGTAATGGTTTCACAATGGATTGGGATAAAATCTCAGTTCCTGTGGAGATCAAATAG
- a CDS encoding sodium:solute symporter family transporter: protein MSTIDWTVLICTLVAVVVYGVFIGRGQKSNESYLKADNKMPWYIVLIGIMATQASAITFLSAPGQAYTDGMRFVQYYFGLPLAMIVICITFIPIFQRLNVYTAYEYLENRFDKKTRVLTSLLFLFSRGLSTGISIYAPSIILSSVLNWDIYLTNVLTGGILLIYTYIGGAKAIAHTQKLQFLIILGTMAFAGYLLIQNMPNGIGFKDALYLAGKSGKLNVITTEFDWKDKYNIWSGLIGGFFLALSYFGTDQSQVGRYITAKDNTNAKMGLLLNGLVKIPMQFAILLIGALLFAFFSLKPAPIYFNERSYQHLKETKPEQAAVFEKEHQNLQTKFNLESKEILKLKETQSPQLKERIKDFKNTQTEVKELHGRVEEAINQSNYNAEKTDTNYIFLYFVKNTLPVGMIGLLFAVIFLASWGSISAALNSLAACSLKDVHLIFKKEIPDDATELKYSRLHTLAWGVFSIGVAMFATQMGSLIEAVNVLGSLFYGPILGIFLVAFYYKKVEGANVFISAILSEITVIAVYQFDIVSFLWLNVIGAAAVIIFSAIGLLFYKPKIVNS, encoded by the coding sequence ATGAGCACGATAGATTGGACAGTTCTTATTTGTACATTGGTTGCGGTGGTTGTTTACGGCGTATTCATCGGTCGTGGTCAAAAAAGCAACGAATCATACCTGAAAGCAGACAATAAAATGCCTTGGTACATTGTGCTGATCGGTATTATGGCGACGCAGGCAAGTGCAATAACTTTTCTTTCGGCACCGGGACAAGCTTATACAGATGGGATGCGTTTCGTTCAGTATTACTTTGGTTTGCCTTTGGCGATGATTGTGATCTGTATCACGTTTATTCCGATTTTTCAACGCTTGAATGTTTATACCGCTTATGAATATTTAGAAAATCGTTTTGATAAAAAAACAAGAGTACTTACTTCACTGCTTTTTCTTTTTTCCAGAGGTTTATCAACAGGGATCAGTATTTACGCTCCGAGTATTATCTTATCAAGCGTTTTAAACTGGGATATTTATTTGACGAATGTTTTGACGGGTGGCATTTTATTGATTTACACCTATATTGGCGGTGCAAAAGCGATCGCTCACACCCAAAAATTACAGTTTCTCATTATTCTTGGAACAATGGCTTTCGCAGGTTATTTGCTTATTCAGAATATGCCGAATGGAATTGGTTTTAAGGATGCTCTTTATCTTGCAGGAAAATCTGGGAAGCTCAATGTAATCACCACAGAATTCGATTGGAAAGATAAATACAATATCTGGAGCGGGCTTATTGGTGGTTTTTTTCTGGCACTTTCTTACTTCGGTACCGACCAGAGTCAGGTCGGAAGGTATATTACTGCGAAAGATAATACCAATGCAAAAATGGGCTTGCTGTTGAACGGATTGGTTAAAATTCCGATGCAGTTTGCGATTCTTTTAATCGGTGCTTTGCTTTTCGCTTTCTTTTCTTTAAAACCGGCTCCGATTTATTTTAACGAACGGTCTTATCAACATTTAAAGGAAACAAAACCTGAACAGGCTGCTGTTTTTGAAAAAGAACATCAGAATTTACAGACAAAATTTAATTTAGAATCAAAAGAAATTCTAAAGCTGAAAGAAACCCAATCTCCTCAACTTAAAGAAAGAATTAAGGATTTTAAAAACACACAAACTGAAGTGAAAGAACTTCACGGAAGAGTAGAGGAAGCGATCAATCAATCAAACTACAATGCGGAGAAAACTGATACCAATTATATTTTTCTGTATTTCGTAAAAAATACATTGCCTGTAGGAATGATCGGTTTACTATTCGCAGTCATTTTTCTTGCCAGTTGGGGTTCTATTTCCGCAGCCCTGAATTCTCTTGCCGCCTGCTCATTAAAAGATGTTCATTTGATATTCAAAAAAGAAATTCCTGATGACGCAACCGAACTGAAATACAGTCGTCTGCACACATTAGCGTGGGGTGTTTTCTCAATCGGCGTTGCTATGTTTGCCACGCAGATGGGTTCCCTGATTGAAGCGGTTAATGTGTTAGGTTCTCTTTTTTACGGTCCGATATTGGGGATTTTTCTTGTCGCATTTTATTATAAAAAAGTCGAAGGTGCAAACGTATTTATTTCTGCAATTTTATCTGAAATAACGGTTATTGCAGTTTATCAATTCGATATCGTTTCTTTCCTCTGGCTGAATGTCATTGGTGCAGCGGCAGTCATTATATTTTCGGCAATAGGATTATTGTTTTATAAGCCGAAAATAGTAAATTCGTAA
- a CDS encoding PP2C family serine/threonine-protein phosphatase produces MKNLLQDVLLEHQIESNKIVNITVEKLVDNAKIYELSKSIKDLKLQILQIFKMHKEKEEFRDSYFTVPNANVKKEYAYTFDLSPYPSIVIKEIKNLESVGLNFDAENLRIHGVPTNANTIEIQIIFFSKNDENLHEEIKTIPFIVNADPKDLWLNKPSPKDSRFSKEDSATFKSDFLDKKIVVASLRGRSHAHEGTFRDDDFLVKSLPDNWAIVALADGAGSARYARSGSRFATEFIVKSFDNEVLLNELSKAVAAYFSDDKGLKNSDSKTSKNLEKIEISSDEQDVSENLSSLNREDQKIKSKSFIINSMYQNVKNLHSQLGKFANDEGAALKDFHTTLIFSLIKKSDFGYIVLSFGVGDCPINVIDKENTQVKLLNFLDVGESSGATRFITMPEIFNRPDMVDRFTINRFDDFSRLFLMTDGIYDPKFVVESKLENLETWKNFMRDLDGENEDKTKVDFVEDSNIEDQLSAWMNFWSKGNHDDRTLAVIY; encoded by the coding sequence ATGAAAAACCTACTACAAGACGTCTTACTAGAACATCAGATTGAAAGTAATAAAATAGTCAATATTACTGTCGAAAAACTTGTTGACAATGCGAAAATTTATGAATTATCAAAATCAATAAAGGATCTAAAGCTTCAAATATTACAAATATTCAAAATGCACAAAGAGAAAGAAGAATTCAGGGACAGTTATTTTACAGTGCCAAATGCCAATGTAAAAAAAGAATATGCATACACTTTTGACCTCTCACCATATCCATCAATTGTAATAAAAGAGATCAAAAATCTGGAGTCTGTAGGTTTAAATTTCGATGCAGAAAATTTACGCATACATGGTGTGCCAACCAATGCCAATACCATAGAAATTCAAATCATCTTTTTTAGCAAGAATGATGAAAACTTGCACGAAGAAATAAAGACTATCCCGTTTATTGTGAATGCAGATCCGAAGGATTTGTGGCTAAATAAACCGAGCCCAAAAGACAGTAGATTTTCAAAAGAAGACAGTGCCACTTTCAAGTCAGATTTTTTAGATAAAAAAATTGTGGTAGCATCACTTCGCGGGCGGTCACATGCTCATGAAGGAACCTTTCGAGATGATGATTTTCTTGTGAAAAGTTTGCCGGATAATTGGGCAATAGTTGCCCTTGCTGATGGTGCAGGATCGGCAAGGTATGCACGATCGGGATCTCGTTTTGCAACAGAATTTATTGTAAAAAGCTTTGATAATGAAGTTCTTTTAAATGAATTATCAAAAGCAGTTGCAGCATATTTTTCTGATGATAAAGGTTTGAAGAATTCTGATAGCAAAACATCGAAAAATTTGGAAAAAATTGAAATATCAAGTGACGAACAAGATGTTTCAGAAAATTTATCATCACTAAATCGCGAAGATCAAAAAATTAAAAGCAAGAGTTTCATTATCAATTCTATGTATCAAAATGTGAAAAATTTGCATAGTCAATTGGGTAAATTTGCCAATGACGAAGGTGCTGCACTGAAAGATTTTCATACGACATTGATCTTTTCTCTGATAAAAAAATCAGACTTTGGATATATTGTGCTGAGTTTTGGTGTAGGAGATTGCCCTATAAATGTAATTGACAAAGAAAATACTCAAGTAAAATTGCTTAATTTCCTTGACGTTGGAGAGAGCAGTGGTGCGACTCGCTTTATCACCATGCCGGAAATTTTCAACAGACCCGATATGGTTGATCGATTTACAATCAATCGTTTTGATGATTTTTCAAGATTATTTCTAATGACCGATGGGATCTACGATCCAAAATTTGTTGTAGAAAGCAAGCTCGAAAATCTTGAAACTTGGAAAAACTTTATGAGGGATTTGGATGGTGAAAATGAAGATAAGACAAAAGTTGATTTCGTTGAAGATTCAAATATTGAAGATCAATTATCAGCCTGGATGAATTTTTGGAGCAAAGGTAATCATGATGACAGAACTTTAGCTGTAATTTATTGA
- a CDS encoding response regulator transcription factor: protein MRTIFMVEDDQAIREILEIFLISENYLVQSFATVREFLSRDRSINPDLYLLDVMLPDGSGFDLCEQIKNDDLQLHVPVMIMSAHAQLHQMKNCCAPDDFVTKPFDIDNLLLRIKNMIGEEK from the coding sequence ATGAGAACGATATTTATGGTCGAAGATGATCAGGCAATTAGGGAAATATTGGAAATATTTTTAATTTCAGAAAATTACTTGGTACAGTCTTTCGCAACAGTACGAGAATTTCTATCAAGAGACCGTTCAATAAATCCTGATTTATATTTGTTAGACGTCATGCTTCCAGATGGTTCCGGATTTGATCTTTGTGAACAAATTAAGAATGATGATCTCCAACTGCATGTTCCCGTAATGATCATGAGTGCCCACGCTCAACTGCATCAAATGAAAAATTGCTGTGCTCCTGATGATTTTGTAACCAAACCTTTTGATATCGATAATTTACTTCTCAGAATAAAAAACATGATCGGAGAGGAAAAGTAA
- a CDS encoding PIG-L family deacetylase, with product MFKKAITIFILGLFTVFCSAQQVRPSKSSEIYRELKTLKHLPKVLYLAAHPDDENTGLLSWLINDQNVETGYLSLTRGDGGQNLLGPEQGAALGLIRTHELLEARKLDGAQQFFTRAIDFGFSKNTTDTFKQWDENNITADVVWVIRKFRPDVIICRFPPTAAAGHGQHAASAVVAEKAFKLAGDKNAFPDQLKYVNVWQPKRLLWNTFRFGSVNTTAENQLKVTVGQYDAQLGMGYGELAGLSRSLHKSQGAGTQSVAGIKTEYFSHVDGEPAKATLFDGINKTWTKEGNPAIDQSLDKIISAFNFNSPDLSLPDLLVLRKKVKALKDSDLKKDKIKALDQIILSCAGFMGEVVTNQAEAVAGNNYNFRLNLISRTEDPVLVENVKWLNKSESFNKKLSKDSLITIQQDIQIPADAALTEPYWLAKPAKDAAIFSVPNDTLVGLPETDSPLNVLLDLKIGSEKFQVKLPLSFKKLDPVRGDVVEALRVVPALELKFTQPLYLVKENEDLHLSLNVKINSNKQYGKGILNLMYNGERLGSADVNSVNGKDFTIDYVIPKAKLASINSSRLQLDANFVADGITYNKKQVLIQYPHLPSLQYFAPAAVTIMKGDIKVQVKKVGYIVGAGDFIPEFLRIAGIQVDVLKDEDFYGNLDEYGKGNQNNLSQYDAIVLGVRANNTEKKLGRWMPFLWSYVKAGGNLVMQYNTNQDTTVDQLGMYNFTIANKRVTEENAEVKFLNPNHKLLNFPNKITTDDFKGWVQERGAYFPVQWDAAYEPLFEMHDTGEEPLKGSTLYTKYGKGNFIYTPLAFFRQLPAGNVGAARLFLNFLSAQKN from the coding sequence ATGTTTAAAAAAGCAATCACTATATTTATTCTTGGCTTATTTACGGTTTTTTGTTCGGCTCAACAGGTTCGGCCCTCAAAATCATCTGAAATTTACCGTGAACTCAAAACCCTTAAACATCTACCAAAAGTTTTATACTTAGCTGCTCATCCTGATGATGAAAATACAGGATTACTTTCCTGGTTAATCAACGACCAAAATGTGGAAACTGGCTATCTTTCTTTAACCAGAGGAGATGGCGGTCAGAATTTATTAGGCCCAGAGCAAGGTGCTGCTTTGGGTTTGATAAGAACGCATGAGCTTTTGGAGGCAAGAAAGTTAGACGGCGCCCAACAGTTTTTTACCCGCGCAATTGATTTCGGCTTTTCTAAGAATACAACCGATACCTTTAAACAATGGGATGAAAATAACATTACGGCTGATGTAGTTTGGGTGATCCGCAAATTCCGTCCGGATGTGATCATTTGTCGTTTTCCGCCTACTGCTGCGGCAGGTCACGGACAACACGCAGCTTCGGCTGTAGTGGCGGAAAAAGCTTTTAAATTGGCAGGCGATAAAAATGCTTTCCCAGATCAACTGAAATATGTCAATGTGTGGCAACCAAAACGCTTATTATGGAATACGTTCCGATTTGGTTCTGTCAATACGACTGCCGAAAATCAACTGAAAGTTACTGTCGGACAGTACGATGCGCAATTGGGAATGGGATACGGTGAATTGGCAGGATTAAGCAGAAGTTTACACAAAAGCCAGGGTGCCGGAACACAGTCTGTAGCCGGAATCAAAACAGAATATTTTTCTCACGTTGATGGAGAGCCTGCCAAAGCAACACTTTTTGACGGAATTAATAAAACCTGGACAAAAGAAGGAAATCCTGCTATTGATCAATCTTTAGATAAAATTATTTCTGCTTTTAATTTCAATAGTCCTGATCTCAGTTTGCCCGATCTGCTTGTTTTGCGAAAAAAGGTAAAGGCTTTAAAGGATTCAGATTTAAAGAAAGATAAAATAAAAGCCCTCGACCAAATCATTTTAAGCTGTGCAGGATTTATGGGCGAGGTAGTGACCAATCAGGCTGAAGCTGTTGCTGGGAATAATTATAATTTCAGGTTAAATCTCATTTCAAGAACTGAAGATCCTGTTCTTGTCGAAAATGTGAAGTGGTTGAATAAATCAGAAAGTTTCAACAAAAAACTATCAAAAGATTCTTTAATTACCATTCAGCAAGACATTCAGATTCCTGCCGATGCCGCACTCACGGAACCTTATTGGCTAGCAAAACCAGCCAAGGATGCTGCAATTTTTTCTGTTCCAAACGATACTTTGGTCGGTTTGCCCGAAACAGATTCACCATTAAATGTTTTGCTTGATTTGAAAATAGGATCGGAAAAGTTTCAGGTTAAACTTCCTTTATCTTTCAAGAAATTAGATCCGGTGCGTGGTGATGTAGTGGAAGCCTTGCGCGTTGTTCCTGCATTGGAACTGAAATTTACACAACCACTTTATCTGGTCAAAGAAAATGAAGATTTACATTTGAGTTTAAATGTTAAAATTAATTCCAACAAACAGTACGGTAAAGGTATTTTAAACCTGATGTACAACGGAGAACGATTAGGCAGCGCTGATGTAAATTCAGTCAACGGAAAAGATTTTACCATCGATTATGTTATTCCAAAAGCCAAGCTTGCCTCAATCAATTCATCACGTTTGCAATTGGATGCCAATTTTGTTGCAGATGGAATCACTTACAATAAAAAACAAGTATTAATACAGTATCCACATTTACCTTCTTTACAGTATTTTGCGCCTGCAGCGGTAACCATAATGAAAGGCGATATAAAGGTGCAAGTAAAAAAAGTGGGTTATATAGTAGGTGCAGGCGATTTTATTCCTGAATTCCTACGAATTGCGGGTATTCAGGTAGATGTTTTGAAAGACGAAGATTTTTATGGTAACTTAGATGAATACGGAAAAGGTAATCAAAACAACTTATCACAATATGATGCCATCGTATTGGGTGTTCGTGCCAATAATACAGAGAAAAAACTCGGTCGCTGGATGCCTTTTTTATGGTCTTATGTAAAAGCCGGAGGTAATTTGGTGATGCAGTATAATACCAATCAGGATACAACCGTTGACCAATTGGGAATGTATAATTTTACGATTGCCAATAAGCGTGTTACCGAAGAAAATGCTGAGGTTAAATTTTTAAATCCCAATCATAAATTACTGAATTTTCCTAATAAAATTACTACAGATGATTTTAAAGGTTGGGTACAGGAGCGTGGCGCCTATTTCCCTGTTCAATGGGATGCTGCTTATGAACCTCTTTTTGAAATGCACGACACAGGTGAAGAACCTCTGAAGGGTTCAACTTTATATACCAAATACGGTAAGGGTAATTTTATTTATACACCATTGGCATTTTTCCGACAGCTGCCTGCGGGAAATGTTGGTGCGGCACGTTTATTTTTAAACTTTTTATCTGCACAGAAAAACTGA
- a CDS encoding helix-hairpin-helix domain-containing protein, with product MNTVKVKSIIDSSKTYEYVDDGNPKKGGVKDVYFSPDRKYVVAFFREPLDFNQKDRIKRIVSLYLGNIKKGNSSDYFLDEIFRWPYDAVELNGKTGVIVPIYNSKFFFKKGYKSNELIKGGEKVGKWFTTPSFRDNQYPLSLDKTELGDWLSYFQIAINISRGVKKMHQMGLAHSDLSYNNVLVDPVTKSAAIIDIDGLVVPGLFPPEVIGTADFIAPEVLKTKHLKLQDSNRILPNQKTDLHALAILIYMYLLRRHPLRGGKIWDLESEKDEILSMGEKAVFVEHPTDEINRVKVDHLKKWNLFWGDPSKIPYTVTGPYLSELFKKAFIDGLHNPLLRPIANEWETALLKTVDLIQPCSNVNCDEKWYVFDNTSKPKCPFCGTPHKGTLPVVDLYYKFKDNVWKPENHRLMVYHNQYLFKWHVSKKVIRNESLTALDKKPVGYFTFYQNKWVLINQSLPNMKDLTEDKAIPVNTMVELTDGKKIMLSDEEGGRLMYITLTNK from the coding sequence ATGAACACAGTAAAAGTAAAATCAATCATAGATTCATCAAAAACATACGAATATGTTGACGATGGAAATCCTAAAAAAGGTGGCGTAAAAGACGTGTATTTTTCTCCCGATAGAAAATATGTTGTGGCATTTTTCAGAGAACCTTTGGACTTTAATCAAAAAGATCGGATAAAAAGAATTGTTTCGTTATATCTCGGAAATATAAAAAAAGGGAACAGTTCAGATTATTTTTTAGATGAAATTTTCAGATGGCCATACGATGCCGTTGAACTCAATGGAAAGACCGGTGTGATCGTTCCCATATATAATTCTAAGTTTTTCTTTAAAAAAGGATACAAATCAAACGAACTGATAAAAGGTGGCGAGAAAGTTGGCAAATGGTTTACCACACCTTCTTTTAGGGATAATCAATATCCTTTGTCATTAGATAAAACTGAGCTTGGCGATTGGTTGAGCTACTTTCAAATTGCGATTAACATCTCAAGAGGCGTAAAAAAGATGCACCAGATGGGTTTGGCACATTCCGATTTATCCTACAACAATGTTTTGGTAGATCCGGTTACCAAATCTGCTGCTATTATTGATATAGACGGTTTGGTTGTCCCAGGATTATTTCCCCCGGAAGTCATAGGCACTGCTGATTTTATTGCACCTGAAGTTTTAAAAACGAAACATTTAAAATTACAGGATTCTAATCGAATTTTACCCAATCAGAAAACTGATCTGCACGCTTTAGCAATACTTATTTATATGTATCTATTGCGTAGACATCCTTTACGAGGAGGTAAAATCTGGGATTTAGAGTCTGAAAAAGACGAAATTTTGTCAATGGGTGAAAAAGCAGTTTTTGTAGAACATCCTACAGATGAGATCAATAGGGTAAAAGTAGATCATTTAAAAAAATGGAACTTATTTTGGGGTGATCCCAGTAAAATCCCTTACACGGTGACAGGTCCGTACTTAAGCGAATTATTCAAAAAAGCTTTTATCGACGGTCTTCATAACCCGTTACTTCGTCCGATAGCTAACGAATGGGAAACGGCTCTGCTAAAAACCGTGGATCTTATTCAGCCTTGCAGCAACGTCAATTGTGATGAAAAATGGTACGTATTCGATAATACATCAAAACCCAAATGCCCATTCTGCGGAACTCCTCACAAAGGAACTTTACCTGTTGTAGATCTTTATTATAAATTTAAAGATAACGTTTGGAAACCGGAAAATCACAGATTGATGGTCTATCACAATCAATATCTTTTCAAGTGGCATGTTTCTAAAAAAGTAATTCGTAATGAGAGTTTAACAGCCCTTGATAAAAAACCTGTAGGTTATTTCACATTTTATCAAAACAAATGGGTGTTGATAAACCAAAGTCTACCCAATATGAAAGATCTTACCGAAGACAAAGCCATACCCGTAAACACAATGGTTGAACTTACTGATGGAAAGAAAATCATGCTATCTGACGAAGAAGGTGGTCGCTTGATGTATATTACTTTGACAAACAAATAA